A single region of the Corallococcus macrosporus genome encodes:
- a CDS encoding response regulator encodes MSKRILIVESDATLATSLQQALEARGFSAQTTGDGKGSVELIRRERPDLVVLAVDLSAGQNGYLICGKLKKDDELKTVPIVIIGSPDGFAAHSKLKARADEYVAKPVDSNVLIERVGGVIGFPEPPASNEVVEDESLTLGSLGEEPSADFGEEIAVDTGEEPAVPGEDLDMLDDAFSDLSEPVTGTPEEEPVVAPPEETETPSGLEEISALDSLGPDNDDSLDVLGGLDDEPEEKTVVGFMPPVDPEPVAAPTPPPARAAATPLRAVPPPAAAARPAAVAAPVMPVSSGPSAADLAELRNLRAKVAELQSALEDARSETTQVEERVQSLESELQAKATELEASRSTAGKSDKDTFALRDTVNKRDKEILRLKSELNQKDQEIIELKDQHLELEQKASTSEEELNRRDAQIKTLTSRTEQLTTERKRVDQQLATAKEEARGATAKLGTLQEELEQHQAQAQALQGEVEGLRAQVAQQDADLQAARDEAEGLRSQVESAQGELEGLRGQLEQAQADLSNQSAQAASEADGLRARITELEQAAVRNEERVTKLYARIKGDEKLREKTKKALAIAQQLLDEPGTAVGDDADEEAAA; translated from the coding sequence ATGTCCAAGCGAATCCTGATCGTCGAAAGCGACGCCACCCTCGCCACCTCCCTGCAGCAGGCCCTGGAGGCCCGGGGCTTCTCCGCGCAGACGACGGGCGACGGCAAGGGCAGCGTGGAGCTGATCCGCCGTGAGCGTCCCGACCTCGTGGTGCTGGCGGTGGACCTGTCCGCGGGACAGAACGGCTATCTCATCTGCGGCAAGCTGAAGAAGGACGACGAGCTGAAGACGGTGCCCATCGTCATCATCGGCAGCCCGGACGGCTTCGCGGCGCACAGCAAGCTGAAGGCGCGCGCGGACGAGTACGTGGCGAAGCCCGTGGACAGCAACGTCCTCATCGAGCGCGTGGGCGGCGTCATCGGCTTCCCGGAGCCGCCCGCGAGCAACGAGGTGGTGGAGGACGAGAGCCTCACGCTGGGCTCGCTGGGTGAGGAGCCCTCGGCGGACTTCGGCGAGGAGATCGCCGTCGACACGGGCGAGGAGCCCGCGGTGCCCGGGGAAGACCTGGACATGCTCGACGACGCGTTCAGCGACCTGTCCGAGCCCGTGACGGGCACGCCCGAGGAGGAGCCCGTGGTGGCGCCTCCGGAGGAGACGGAGACGCCGTCCGGCCTGGAGGAGATCTCCGCGCTCGACTCGCTGGGCCCGGACAACGACGACTCGCTCGACGTGCTGGGCGGCCTGGATGACGAGCCCGAGGAGAAGACCGTCGTCGGCTTCATGCCGCCGGTGGATCCGGAGCCCGTCGCCGCCCCCACCCCGCCGCCCGCGCGCGCCGCCGCCACGCCCCTGCGCGCGGTGCCTCCGCCCGCCGCCGCGGCCCGTCCCGCCGCCGTCGCCGCTCCGGTGATGCCCGTGTCCTCCGGCCCTTCCGCCGCGGACCTGGCGGAGCTGCGCAACCTGCGCGCGAAGGTGGCGGAGCTGCAGAGCGCGCTGGAGGACGCTCGCTCGGAGACGACGCAGGTCGAGGAGCGCGTGCAGTCGCTCGAGTCCGAGCTCCAGGCGAAGGCCACGGAGCTGGAGGCTTCGCGCTCCACCGCCGGCAAGAGCGACAAGGACACCTTCGCGCTGCGTGACACCGTCAACAAGCGCGACAAGGAGATCCTCCGCCTCAAGTCCGAGCTGAACCAGAAGGACCAGGAGATCATCGAGCTGAAGGATCAGCACCTGGAGCTGGAGCAGAAGGCCTCCACCTCCGAGGAGGAGCTGAACCGCCGCGACGCGCAGATCAAGACCCTCACCTCGCGCACGGAGCAGCTCACCACGGAGCGCAAGCGCGTGGATCAGCAGCTGGCCACCGCGAAGGAGGAGGCGCGCGGCGCCACCGCGAAGCTGGGCACGCTGCAGGAGGAGCTGGAGCAGCACCAGGCCCAGGCCCAGGCGCTCCAGGGCGAGGTGGAAGGCCTGCGCGCCCAGGTGGCCCAGCAGGACGCGGACCTCCAGGCGGCGCGCGACGAGGCGGAAGGCCTGCGCTCGCAGGTGGAGTCGGCGCAGGGCGAGCTGGAGGGCCTGCGTGGCCAGCTGGAGCAGGCCCAGGCGGACCTCTCCAACCAGAGCGCCCAGGCCGCGTCGGAAGCGGACGGGCTGCGCGCGCGCATCACCGAGCTGGAGCAGGCGGCGGTGCGCAACGAGGAGCGCGTGACGAAGCTCTACGCGCGCATCAAGGGCGACGAGAAGCTGCGCGAGAAGACGAAGAAAGCGCTCGCCATCGCGCAGCAGCTGCTGGACGAGCCGGGCACCGCCGTGGGCGACGACGCCGACGAGGAAGCCGCGGCCTGA
- a CDS encoding type III pantothenate kinase: MLLAIDVGNTNTVLGVYEGRRLLDHWRLETSARRSADEYGIVVRQLFSWSGIDANGVKAVAVSSVVPPLQFILEKMSERYFKTRPMFVGPGVKTGMPILYDNPREVGADRIVNAVAAYEKHHRGLIVVDFGTATTLDAVTPKGEYLGGAICPGINISMEALFQNASKLPRVEFARPPHVVGRNTVHSMQSGLVHGYVSMVDGMCARMEAEMGFSAKVVATGGLAPLVASESKAIQEVDEFLTLEGLRIIYGRNHAT; encoded by the coding sequence ATGCTCCTGGCCATCGACGTCGGCAACACCAACACCGTCCTGGGCGTGTACGAGGGCCGGCGGCTCCTGGACCACTGGCGCCTGGAGACGAGCGCCCGCAGGAGCGCGGACGAGTACGGCATCGTCGTGCGCCAGCTCTTCTCCTGGAGCGGCATCGACGCGAACGGGGTGAAGGCCGTGGCCGTGTCCAGCGTGGTGCCGCCGCTCCAGTTCATCCTGGAGAAGATGAGCGAGCGCTACTTCAAGACGCGCCCCATGTTCGTGGGCCCGGGCGTGAAGACGGGCATGCCCATCCTCTACGACAACCCGCGCGAAGTGGGCGCGGACCGCATCGTCAACGCCGTCGCCGCCTACGAGAAGCACCACCGCGGCCTCATCGTCGTGGACTTCGGCACCGCGACGACGCTGGATGCCGTCACGCCCAAGGGCGAGTACCTGGGCGGCGCCATCTGCCCCGGCATCAACATCTCCATGGAGGCCCTGTTCCAGAACGCCTCCAAGCTGCCCCGCGTCGAGTTCGCCCGGCCGCCGCACGTGGTGGGCCGCAACACCGTGCACTCCATGCAGTCCGGGCTGGTCCACGGCTACGTGAGCATGGTGGACGGCATGTGCGCGCGCATGGAGGCGGAGATGGGCTTCTCCGCGAAAGTGGTGGCCACCGGGGGCCTGGCCCCGCTGGTGGCCAGTGAATCGAAGGCCATCCAGGAGGTGGATGAGTTCCTCACCCTGGAGGGGCTGCGCATCATCTACGGAAGGAATCACGCGACATGA
- a CDS encoding biotin--[acetyl-CoA-carboxylase] ligase → METPELTQDARILNFLAEGGEGFISGEALSTRLGLSRTAVWKHVEALRLKGYRIEAVPAKGYRLTGRPDRLSALEVHPLLATRAVGRVLHHHDTIGSTNAAAFRLAQDGAVHGTVVVAEQQTAGKGRRGRAWVSPPNLNLYFSAILRPELPPQRAPELTLVAAVALAETLREAGADAAIKWPNDVQISGRKVAGILTELSAEPERVHFVIVGVGVNLNSGEEHFPEELRATATSLSLALGRPVLRAPFAAGLWTRLETWLDTYLATGFDAVRTRWKALSSTLGVPVRVRTDRGDWEGFAEDIDPTGALMVRMADGRVERVLAGDVEQLRPQR, encoded by the coding sequence GTGGAGACACCTGAGCTCACGCAGGACGCGCGCATCCTCAACTTCCTCGCGGAAGGAGGGGAGGGCTTCATCTCCGGCGAGGCGCTGTCCACGCGGCTGGGCCTGTCGCGCACGGCGGTGTGGAAGCACGTGGAGGCCCTGCGCCTGAAGGGCTACCGCATCGAGGCGGTGCCCGCGAAGGGCTACCGGCTGACGGGCCGGCCGGACCGGCTCTCCGCGCTGGAGGTCCACCCGCTGCTCGCCACGCGCGCGGTGGGCCGCGTGCTGCACCACCACGACACCATCGGCTCCACCAACGCGGCGGCCTTCCGGCTGGCCCAGGATGGCGCCGTGCACGGCACCGTCGTGGTGGCCGAGCAGCAGACGGCGGGCAAGGGACGCCGGGGCCGCGCGTGGGTGTCGCCGCCGAACCTGAACCTGTACTTCTCCGCCATCCTGCGCCCGGAGCTGCCCCCGCAGCGCGCGCCCGAGCTGACCCTGGTGGCGGCCGTGGCCCTGGCGGAGACGCTGCGCGAGGCGGGCGCGGACGCCGCCATCAAGTGGCCCAACGACGTCCAGATTTCGGGCCGGAAGGTGGCCGGCATCCTCACGGAGCTGTCCGCCGAACCCGAGCGCGTGCACTTCGTCATCGTGGGCGTGGGCGTGAACCTCAACTCCGGCGAGGAGCACTTCCCCGAGGAGCTGCGCGCCACGGCCACGTCGCTGTCCCTGGCGCTGGGGCGGCCCGTGCTCCGCGCGCCCTTCGCCGCGGGCCTGTGGACCCGGCTGGAGACCTGGCTGGACACGTACCTGGCCACCGGCTTCGACGCGGTGCGCACCCGGTGGAAGGCGCTCTCCAGCACCCTGGGGGTGCCCGTCCGGGTGCGGACGGACCGGGGGGACTGGGAGGGGTTCGCGGAGGACATCGACCCCACGGGCGCCCTCATGGTGCGCATGGCGGACGGCCGCGTGGAGCGCGTGCTGGCGGGGGACGTGGAGCAGCTGCGCCCCCAGCGCTAG